One Aegilops tauschii subsp. strangulata cultivar AL8/78 chromosome 7, Aet v6.0, whole genome shotgun sequence genomic window carries:
- the LOC109766695 gene encoding uncharacterized protein: protein MPSSSAADSGHGVATATAPSRDTAVEGFVSSLRTQDEVDVLCQKHGVPKDQYTARPAGDLRANSTPPPGSICVYARALEAGLRFPLHGFFREALAHFGIAPAQLTPNGWRVMEGFVALCRSAGVRPSLAVFLRFFYLSAIDRKRKKGWYCLGPMRDSSSLRFTGMPGRGSKAIMGWRHDFFFLSSPEPWHCAVEWGAPSKGSFRKPALTVEENESMVKLLSAHGGVAVDLRNLLPATCPRLRRRRRLWNSNPAVSAAVITTASPPPPSSSTRTTSCSKGMDPSVYEMMKVLLAERAVAQASASAKKRTWEEANGGENDGHSPPLSVVSSVHSPPPQHFLSRHDGYTELLQGAVAQQLELEGKLVAREREAAALRELLEEAKNELAAAKRAADAEREKAKAELAAVEGEVVKTKAELSASLAEAALAASKQAAEAVKTKAELAAAREEVVKTKAELAAAKRSAEAELVQANAVLTAARRAAETELVRVKAKLAAVEAELESAKAAAVQQLLASEEQVRQRAEDALEGYKRWRGRHAPAGRAA, encoded by the exons ATgccttcctcctccgccgccgactCAGGCCACGGCGTCGCCACTGCCACCGCGCCGTCGAGGGACACGGCCGTCGAGGGCTTCGTCTCGTCCCTGCGCACCCAGGACGAGGTCGACGTGCTCTGCCAGAAGCACGGCGTACCCAAGGATCAGTACACCGCGCGCCCCGCCGGCGACCTGCGCGCGAACTCTACGCCGCCGCCGGGGTCCATCTGCGTGTATGCTCGCGCGCTGGAGGCCGGGCTGCGCTTCCCGCTGCACGGCTTCTTCCGCGAGGCGCTCGCCCACTTCGGCATCGCGCCGGCCCAGCTCACGCCCAACGGGTGGCGCGTCATGGAGGGGTTCGTGGCGCTCTGCCGCTCCGCCGGCGTGCGCCCGTCGCTCGCCGTGTTCCTGCGCTTCTTCTACCTGTCCGCCATCGACCGGAAGCGCAAGAAAGGGTGGTACTGTCTCGGACCCATGCGCGACAGCTCCAGCTTGCGCTTCACGGGGATGCCGGGCCGGGGGTCCAAAGCCATCATGGGCTGGAGACAcgacttcttcttcctctcgtcgCCGGAGCCGTGGCACTGCGCCGTGGAGTGGGGCGCGCCGTCCAAGGGCTCCTTCAGAAAGCCGGCGCTCACCGTTGAGGAAAACGAATCGATGGTGAAGCTGCTGAGTGCTCACGGTGGCGTCGCTGTTGATCTTAGGAACCTGCTCCCTGCTACGTGCCCGCGgctccggcgccgccgccgtctcTGGAACAGCAACCCCGCCGTCTCTGCCGCCGTGATAACCACAGCATCCCCGCCGCCGCCTTCTTCTTCAACTCGTACTACTTCCTGTTCCAAAG GCATGGATCCATCTGTCTATGAAATGATGAAGGTTCTGCTGGCGGAGAGGGCGGTCGCGCAAGCGTCGGCGTCGGCGAAGAAGAGGACTTGGGAGGAAGCCAACGGCGGGGAGAACGACGGACACTCACCGCCTCTTTCGGTGGTGTCCAGCGTGCACTCGCCACCGCCACAGCACTTCCTCAGCAGGCATGACGGATACACGGAGCTGCTGCAGGGAGCCGTCGCGCAGCAGCTGGAGCTGGAAGGGAAGCTGGTGGCCAGGGAGCGCGAGGCCGCGGCGCTGCGGGAGCtgttggaggaggcgaagaatgAGCTCGCCGCGGCAAAGAGAGCGGCGGACGCGGAGCGGGAGAAGGCCAAAGCCGAGCTCGCGGCGGTGGAGGGGGAGGTGGTGAAGACGAAGGCCGAGCTCTCCGCGTCTCTAGCGGAGGCTGCGCTCGCCGCGTCAAAGCAAGCGGCGGAGGCGGTGAAGACGAAGGCCGAGCTCGCCGCGGCTCGGGAGGAGGTGGTGAAGACGAAGGCCGAGCTCGCCGCGGCAAAGCGATCCGCGGAGGCGGAGTTGGTGCAGGCCAATGCCGTGCTCACTGCCGCGAGGCGCGCCGCGGAGACTGAGCTGGTGAGGGTGAAGGCCAAGCTTGCCGCGGTGGAGGCGGAGCTGGAGAGCGCCAAGGCGGCAGCGGTGCAGCAGCTCCTGGCCTCTGAGGAACAAGTGCGGCAGCGCGCGGAGGACGCGCTGGAGGGATACAAGCGCTGGCGAGGCCGTCACGCTCCGGCCGGCCGTGCTGCCTGA